The following are from one region of the Pseudomonadota bacterium genome:
- a CDS encoding ATP synthase F0 subunit B, with product MSLHLPTLVFQVVNFLVLGLVLWRFLWRPLRVHLAARTARIESDLDAAEKGREAARKLEAQARDAHEQARLALETAERKAEAQAEAHRQHLFEQVSREASAERDRIVEKAAHEQAKWEARFLRSLGPAVARVLERILSELGDAAGLHERSCERLAESLVSLPAARRRELRQLAAGRLLELRLAKESLPASLDAALSELFPGLELRRSVKPELLGGAALHLDAHVLDASVRAHLERVLEEASESKPKRVMKA from the coding sequence GTGAGCCTGCATCTGCCAACGCTTGTATTCCAGGTGGTTAACTTCCTGGTGCTGGGGCTTGTGCTCTGGCGCTTTCTGTGGAGGCCCCTGCGCGTACATCTGGCGGCACGCACCGCACGCATCGAGAGTGATCTGGATGCGGCTGAGAAGGGACGGGAAGCTGCCAGGAAGCTGGAAGCACAGGCACGGGACGCCCACGAGCAGGCCCGGCTGGCCCTGGAGACGGCCGAACGCAAGGCCGAAGCCCAGGCGGAGGCCCATCGGCAGCACCTCTTCGAGCAGGTGAGCCGCGAAGCGAGCGCCGAACGCGACCGCATTGTGGAAAAGGCGGCGCACGAGCAGGCAAAGTGGGAGGCGCGTTTCTTGCGTTCGCTGGGGCCCGCGGTCGCACGCGTGCTCGAGCGCATCCTGAGCGAGTTGGGCGACGCAGCCGGGCTGCATGAGCGAAGCTGCGAGCGCTTGGCGGAGTCTCTCGTTTCGCTTCCGGCCGCGCGCCGGCGCGAGCTTCGGCAGCTGGCCGCCGGGCGCCTGCTGGAGCTGCGCCTTGCGAAGGAGTCGCTGCCCGCTTCCCTCGACGCGGCGTTGTCCGAGCTGTTTCCGGGTCTCGAGCTGCGCCGCAGTGTCAAGCCGGAGTTGCTGGGCGGGGCGGCGCTGCACCTGGACGCACATGTTCTCGACGCAAGCGTGCGGGCACACTTGGAGCGTGTGCTCGAGGAGGCCTCGGAAAGCAAGCCCAAGCGGGTGATGAAGGCATGA
- the atpE gene encoding ATP synthase F0 subunit C, whose product MTTLGIVVAVSVFTAGIGVAVGGFAPARGQAQALAQALDAIARQPDEADRITRTLFVGMAMVESTAIYTLVVALILLFANPLLELVR is encoded by the coding sequence ATGACGACACTCGGTATTGTGGTTGCGGTGAGCGTGTTCACTGCCGGCATTGGCGTTGCCGTGGGCGGCTTCGCTCCCGCGCGTGGTCAAGCTCAAGCCTTGGCTCAAGCGCTTGATGCGATCGCGCGCCAGCCGGACGAAGCCGATCGGATCACACGCACGCTCTTTGTCGGCATGGCGATGGTGGAATCCACGGCAATCTACACCTTGGTGGTAGCGCTGATTCTGCTGTTCGCCAATCCACTGCTCGAGCTCGTGCGGTGA
- the atpB gene encoding F0F1 ATP synthase subunit A codes for MPIERVFPHVVFELRGVEVRDSVVVTWILMALMSGAAWAVTRRLEPVPRGLQCALEAALEWIEAQIREVTVFKPALFLPLVGSLGLFLVVANSASLVPMVGAPTRDLNTTFALAGIVFVATHAYGLTLVGVKRYLRNYVEPSWILLPFNIIGELTRTLALALRLFGNMLSGELIVAILLVLAGLVVPVLMQLFGLLIAVIQAYVFALLALVYVAAGLEAEPAGGEQ; via the coding sequence ATGCCCATTGAGCGGGTCTTTCCTCACGTGGTGTTCGAGCTCCGCGGCGTCGAGGTGCGCGACAGCGTCGTCGTCACCTGGATACTGATGGCGCTCATGAGCGGGGCGGCGTGGGCCGTCACTCGCCGGCTCGAGCCGGTTCCGCGGGGGCTGCAGTGTGCGCTCGAGGCGGCCCTGGAGTGGATCGAGGCGCAGATTCGCGAAGTCACGGTCTTCAAGCCTGCTCTCTTTCTTCCGCTCGTTGGAAGTCTCGGGCTGTTTCTCGTAGTCGCGAACTCCGCTTCGCTCGTGCCCATGGTAGGCGCACCCACGCGGGACCTGAACACGACGTTCGCGCTGGCGGGCATCGTGTTTGTGGCCACGCATGCATACGGGCTCACGCTCGTTGGGGTCAAGCGCTACCTGCGCAACTACGTCGAGCCGTCGTGGATCCTGCTCCCCTTCAACATCATCGGTGAGCTCACGCGCACGTTGGCGCTTGCGCTGCGCCTGTTCGGAAACATGCTGTCGGGGGAGCTGATCGTTGCCATCCTGCTGGTTTTGGCGGGTCTTGTTGTGCCCGTCCTGATGCAACTCTTTGGACTGTTGATAGCGGTGATTCAGGCCTATGTCTTTGCCTTGCTCGCGCTCGTGTATGTGGCCGCGGGGTTGGAGGCCGAGCCGGCCGGAGGAGAACAATGA